Below is a window of Vibrio gazogenes DNA.
GCGCAGCCTGCGGCCGGTTAACTTCGACACCGGACTCACGCACAAAAGAACTCGTCACGATAAAAAAGATCAGCATGATAAATACGATATCCAGCATCGAGGTCAAATCGACCTGCGCTTCATCCTGCTTTACTGAGCGTCTTCCCAGTCTCATAAACGACTCCTCAGTGATTTTTCGAGTTTCATTTCCAGCCACTGACATTTTTTATACAACCGGGCATAGATAAACATCCCCACGAGCGCGGCAACCATACCCGCCATGGTCGGCAGTGTTGCCAGAGAAATGCCCGAAGCCATAAGTTTCGGATTACTACTGCCTTGATTCGCCATCACATCAAAAACAGAAATCATGCCCGTCACCGTCCCGAGTAATCCCAACATTGGGCAAATACTCACCAACACTTTGATAAAATTCAGGTTTTGATAG
It encodes the following:
- a CDS encoding MotA/TolQ/ExbB proton channel family protein; the protein is MDSFFMPFEQLLLPLNHFMSQGGTVLWWLAAVVCLNWLLVIERLIYLFFQFPKQKQHWIQVWIERDDQTSWYARSIRDGWLGQAHDALYQNLNFIKVLVSICPMLGLLGTVTGMISVFDVMANQGSSNPKLMASGISLATLPTMAGMVAALVGMFIYARLYKKCQWLEMKLEKSLRSRL